The Magnolia sinica isolate HGM2019 chromosome 9, MsV1, whole genome shotgun sequence genome contains a region encoding:
- the LOC131256610 gene encoding uncharacterized protein LOC131256610 isoform X2, giving the protein MRKKACKIALLIIHRGYTMDPPCPPFECAHMWGPPLVCSLKDSSLHSSLRQPAFDLIHTIIVSDASSLVTLKLKYHVPLSIDTSISADFNDEEDELPLSHDVEEKESSCWNEFSVQSKLTSRECKEWMCIPMLWFDVLIGLDPSTLPISFSKVVFWALSRFSTVEPESSTEMTLSVRDWVSAYAGKISASFGWETPNGSDDGGGGKESRNSVKASTLCIPLIRTFKRCAAHFVVQVEQGDLRKQWTWEPRMAESLILLLVDPNDNVRQVGRVILEHVSKTRGLSSGLQFLCSSASSLSAVYLGLRHAMKLVLLDSVLSNFHNLHHLFFVIRKLLKEVVSSPQKLPNNSINDSNSSKFLSGGGFLHQPSFDSPISTPGSLSNAVDLKSWDKFCCLLSGILWPSILKCLVEGKAFIESKTSQMTCVRVLEMLPVIFERLSSSMFKLFGNSEILACGVYDFKWLRDLMDWGKSSLVVLSRHWKQCVLSLLSLLKDACYDSAFTIGAIERLISCDTVAMDDLKDQVSRLSVSLSIETADFVEKKTLKPKASVFEGLSFERKDAVTAPSSYDNKDVHVQDKVVKSKSRIENKVIVLSDDEAENLVCPDVVILSCSRSTQDTSGVKKSAAIGMLPNADQGKPKPMRVTSSKNLLDAFQFTEVAGHAGLPSRKQDPDAPKNKLPSKLPSFGRTPASLVHSRGIDYKKQENDMSLFQDIADSAHKNTYDRPVHNKSLDQSGSIRTHVTNVDPEEKDIVKKELIHYGEGDPWERALKAAGSSKLLLAKSVVAVPKLQPINDPWERALKASGSSKALLAKSGVTVPKLQTVDEKKQERKACDVSDTFPPRNNTDSVFEDVSNQTVHPKSSGQACTVGSSRTDEDLETRDTVIKELICDTENDPWERALKLAARPQSTKPGVSVAKRQVIQLTMPMGNKSGRFQRMDAAVKRFKPPRLDDWYRPILEIDYFSAVGLSSANEDENATITNFKEVPLCFLSPDHYMEIFRPLILEEFKAQLQNSYVEASSTEMCCGRLCILSVERIDDFHLIRCIPDDGESASSRGCSENDLVLLTKTPPQSSAQNIHVIGKVERREKDNRSRSNILVIRFYLQNSSLRLNKAKRLLVERSKWYVSRIMSLTPQLREFQALSSVKDIPMLPVILNPVDQYVSCSELKTIELGKLSLPMQQVLKSSFNDRQLQAISVAIGTHDSKKAFELSLVQGPPGTGKTKTIVAIVSGLLALGASKKNDSSKTFTSSSRPVSTTGINPRTQISQSVAIARAWQDAAFAKQLAKEGEKSSGSIESSSRGRVLLCAQSNAAVDELVSRISTDGLYGNDGKMYKPYLVRVGNAKTVHPSSLPFFIDTLVEQRLAEEKMNGSDAKNDTDSDSSMALRSKLEKLVDSIRFYESKRANLRDGNVDAKSLSEDGDLKEDAKQEMSDEVIGVKLKVLYAQKKAICVDLAAAQSRERRSSEEVKALKHKLRKAILREAEIVMTTLSGCGGDLYGVCSEPISGYRFGNPSEDSLFDAVVIDEAAQALEPATLIPLQLLKSNGTKCIMVGDPKQLPATVLSNVASKFLYECSMFERLQRAGHPVIMLTEQYRMHPEICQFPSLHFYENKLVNGNQMGSKSAPFHESVYLGPYVFFDVIDGVEQHGKNSGGLSLYNESEANAAVEVLRFFKKRYPSEFFGGRIGIITPYKSQLSLLRSRFNNAFGPGATADMEFNTVDGFQGREVDILILSTVRASDQSVKAPGINSRVIGFVADVRRMNVALTRAKLSLWIVGNSRTLETNINWAALLNNAKERDLVISMERPYESILRKQSSSSMRKLSPTSLDSHSRHLKHAKKVENKGRQSIKETGINAEYAHEGSTKKLDRRGEKRKGRHISDCDSRTVRKHRTSADGDSPSAVFPPQDCGPPKDVKSTTAGRREDKVEKIEEQQGNFASVVCTGKRKDTSEKSSEGIRADVQPEKDASIKTPRWEASKTRLTSSGHGTSGDLSWRNSKLSPPSSEGGHQEKGENIEEQQDNLARVVRRGKEKDTSKKVRSQGVCSDLQSEKDASVRSSKHEGDGKKVGEQQANLAHVVHTGKEKDTSENLSKCLCPDVQLEKEASVRTSRRAASKRKSTSSERGVSGDSSQSNLKLSLPSAESSHQEKEVNGGGKASTQAGSPKDLIALRKKQREAVEALLSSALLTSKKPESLSKPAPAKRPLSPSAASRDVIKPPKPSKAQPSASTNQPQERATGSVRPQNPHSQNMRNHSAHEKDLNEAWESFKDLIRD; this is encoded by the exons ATGAGGAAAAAAGCTTGCAAG ATAGCTCTTTTGATCATACACCGCGGTTATACGATGGACCCCCCATGCCCGCCTTTTGAGTGTGCACATATGTG GGGTCCTCCTTTGGTTTGTTCTTTGAAGGATTCATCTCTTCACAGCTCTCTGCGTCAACCAGCATTCGATCTCATTCACACTATTATAGTGTCTGATGCTTCTTCTTTGGTAACTTTGAAATTGAAATACCATGTACCTCTGAGTATCGATACGAGCATCTCTGCTGATTTTAATGATGAAGAAGATGAGCTTCCTTTATCCCATGATGTTGAAGAGAAGGAAAGCAGTTGTTGGAATGAGTTTAGTGTCCAGAGCAAACTTACCTCAAGGGAATGCAAGGAATGGATGTGTATTCCCATGTTATGGTTCGATGTTTTGATTGGACTGGATCCCTCTACCCTTCCCATATCATTTTCCAAGGTGGTTTTTTGGGCTCTATCTCGTTTTTCTACAGTGGAGCCTGAATCCAGTACAGAAATGACACTTTCAGTTAGAGATTGGGTGTCAGCCTATGCCGGAAAAATCTCAGCTTCATTTGGGTGGGAGACTCCAAATGGTTCGGATGATGGCGGAGGTGGGAAGGAGTCAAGAAACTCAGTTAAAGCATCAACACTGTGTATCCCTTTAATAAGAACATTCAAGAG GTGTGCTGCACACTTTGTTGTCCAAGTGGAGCAAGGTGATCTTCGTAAGCAGTGGACATGGGAACCAAGGATGGCTGAGAGCTTGATCCTTTTGCTTGTTGATCCAAATGAT AATGTCAGGCAAGTTGGTAGGGTTATTTTGGAACATGTTTCGAAGACAAGAGGGCTTTCTTCTGGGCTGCAATTTCTTTGCTCCAGTGCTTCTTCTCTGTCTGCCGTTTATTTGGGTTTGAGACATGCAATGAAACTG GTCCTTTTGGATTCTGTTTTatcaaattttcataatttgCACCATTTATTCTTCGTCATTCGCAAGCTTCTCAAGGAAGTAGTTTCCTCTCCCCAAAAGCTACCTAATAATTCAATCAATGACTCAAATAGTTCAAAGTTTCTATCTGGAGGGGGCTTTCTTCACCAACCATCCTTTGATAGTCCCATCTCTACTCCTGGATCCTTGTCAAATGCGGTGGACCTAAAGTCATGGGATAAGTTCTGTTGCTTGCTATCCGGAATTCTATGGCCTTCTATATTGAAATGCTTGGTAGAAGGGAAGGCATTTATCGAGAGTAAAACCTCCCAG aTGACATGTGTCCGTGTACTGGAGATGCTCCCTGTCATATTTGAGAGGCTCAGCTCATCTATGTTTAAGCTGTTTGGGAATTCTGAAATCTTGGCGTGCGGTGTTTATGACTTCAAATGGCTTCGTGATTTGATGGATTGGGGAAAATCATCGCTCGTGGTTTTGAGCAGACATTGGAAGCAGTGTGTGCTGTCTTTGCTAAGTTTACTTAAGGATGCGTGTTATGATTCAGCCTTCACGATAGGAGCCATTGAAAGGCTTATTTCATGTG ACACCGTTGCAATGGATGACCTGAAGGATCAAGTATCTCGCCTTTCTGTTTCATTATCAATTGAAACCGCCGATTTTGTTGAAAAGAAAACCTTAAAGCCAAAAGCTTCAGTTTTTGAAGGCTTGTCATTTGAGAGAAAAGATGCAGTTACAGCCCCTTCTTCCTATGATAACAAAGATGTGCACGTTCAGGACAAAGTAGTGAAGTCGAAATCCAGGATTGAAAATAAGGTGATCGTCCTTTCAGATGATGAGGCAGAAAATTTGGTTTGCCCCGATGTGGTCATTTTATCCTGCAGCAGATCAACTCAGGATACATCGGGTGTCAAGAAGTCAGCGGCAATTGGCATGTTACCAAATGCCGATCAGGGGAAGCCTAAGCCTATGCGAGTTACCTCTTCAAAGAATTTACTAGATGCGTTTCAGTTCACAGAAGTTGCTGGGCATGCTGGACTCCCTTCCCGGAAGCAGGACCCTGATGCACCCAAAAACAAACTGCCTTCCAAACTACCATCTTTTGGTCGAACACCTGCCTCACTTGTGCATTCAAGAGGCATAGACTATAAGAAGCAAGAAAATGACATGTCTCTGTTCCAAGATATTGCTGATTCTGCTCACAAGAACACTTATGATCGACCTGTTCATAACAAAAGTTTAGATCAGTCAGGTTCTATAAGGACTCATGTTACTAATGTGGATCCAGAGGAAAAGGATATTGTTAAGAAAGAAttaatacattatggtgagggTGATCCTTGGGAGCGTGCACTCAAAGCTGCAGGAAGTTCAAAGTTATTACTAGCAAAGTCTGTTGTCGCTGTTCCTAAACTACAACCGATAAATGATCCTTGGGAGCGTGCGCTCAAAGCTTCAGGGAGTTCGAAGGCATTACTAGCAAAGTCTGGTGTCACTGTTCCTAAACTACAAACGGTTGATgaaaagaaacaagaaaggaAAGCATGTGATGTGAGTGACACTTTCCCACCCAGAAATAATACTGATTCTGTCTTTGAGGATGTTTCTAACCAAACTGTCCATCCCAAAAGCTCTGGTCAGGCATGTACTGTAGGGAGTTCTAGGACTGATGAGGATCTAGAAACAAGGGATACTGTCATAAAAGAGTTAATATGTGATACTGAAAATGATCCTTGGGAGCGTGCACTCAAACTTGCAGCACGACCACAGTCAACAAAGCCAGGTGTCTCTGTTGCTAAACGACAGGTCATTCAACTCACAATGCCTATGGGAAACAAATCCGGCCGTTTTCAAAGGATGGATGCTGCTGTCAAAAGATTTAAACCTCCAAGGTTGGATGACTGGTATCGGCCCATTTTGGAAATAGATTACTTTTCTGCGGTGGGGTTGTCTTCTGCAAACGAAGATGAGAATGCGACTATAACCAATTTTAAAGAGGTGCCCTTGTGTTTCCTATCACCTGACCATTATATGGAAATTTTTCGGCCATTGATATTGGAAGAATTTAAAGCTCAGTTACAAAATTCGTATGTAGAGGCATCTTCAACAGAAATGTGCTGTGGCAGACTCTGCATACTGTCAGTGGAAAGGATTGATGATTTTCATCTTATTCGCTGCATTCCTGATGATGGTGAATCTGCTTCATCTAGAGGCTGTTCAGAAAATGACCTGGTTTTGCTCACCAAAACGCCTCCGCAAAGTTCCGCCCAAAATATTCATGTGATCGGAAag GTGGAGAGGCGTGAGAAAGACAATAGAAGTAGGTCGAATATTTTAGTAATCAGGTTTTATCTTCAAAATAGTTCATTGCGTTTAAATAAAGCAAAAAGGCTCCTTGTTGAACGGAGCAAATGGTATGTAAGTCGCATTATGAGCCTTACTCCTCAACTTCGAGAATTCCAGGCACTCTCATCAGTAAAGGATATTCCTATGCTCCCGGTTATCTTGAATCCTGTTGATCAATATGTCAGTTGTTCTGAATTGAAAACAATTGAATTGGGTAAGCTCTCACTGCCAATGCAGCAAGTGTTAAAGTCATCATTTAATGACCGTCAGCTCCAAGCTATCAGTGTGGCTATTGGAACTCATGATTCAAAGAAAGCTTTTGAGCTATCCCTCGTCCAGGGTCCTCCAG GTACCGGGAAGACCAAGACAATTGTTGCTATTGTGAGTGGATTGCTGGCTTTAGGTGCATCGAAAAAGAACGATTCCTCAAAAACATTTACTAGCAGTTCAAGGCCAGTAAGTACGACAGGCATAAATCCCAGAACCCAGATTAGCCAGTCTGTCGCAATAGCAAGAGCTTGGCAGGATGCAGCTTTTGCTAAACAGTTGGCTAAGGAAGGGGAAAAAAGTTCCGGATCAATTGAAAGTTCTTCAAGAGGAAGGgtgctcctttgtgctcaatcaAATGCTGCAGTGGATGAACTGGTGTCAAGAATATCTACTGATGGTCTTTATGGCAATGATGGAAAGATGTACAAACCTTACCTAGTGAGGGTTGGAAATGCAAAAACCGTTCATCCTAGTTCGCTGCCTTTCTTCATTGATACTCTGGTTGAGCAACGTTTGGCAGAAGAAAAGATGAATGGAAGTGATGCAAAAAATGATACGGACAGTGATTCTTCCATGGCACTCCGTTCTAAATTAGAAAAATTAGTTGATAGCATTCGGTTCTATGAGTCTAAACGTGCTAACTTAAGAGATGGCAATGTGGATGCGAAAAGCCTTTCAGAAGATGGGGACCTTAAAGAGGATGCCAAGCAGGAAATGTCAGATGAAGTAATTGGGGTGAAGCTCAAAGTTCTGTATGCACAAAAGAAAGCTATTTGTGTGGATCTAGCGGCTGCTCAGTCCCGAGAAAGGAGATCTTCCGAAGAAGTCAAAGCACTAAAGCACAAATTACGCAAAGCAATCTTAAGGGAAGCCGAAATAGTGATGACTACTCTCAGTGGCTGTGGTGGTGATCTTTATGGAGTTTGCTCAGAACCCATCTCTGGTTACAGATTTGGAAACCCATCTGAAGATTCTCTGTTTGATGCTGTTGTTATTGATGAAGCAGCTCAA GCTCTTGAACCGGCGACTCTGATTCCTTTACAGCTTCTAAAATCAAATGGAACCAAATGTATTATG GTTGGTGATCCAAAGCAGCTTCCTGCGACAGTTCTTTCTAATGTTGCCAGTAAATTTCTTTACGAGTGCAGCATGTTTGAGCGTTTACAAAGAGCTGGTCACCCTGTAATAATGCTTACTGAACAG TACCGGATGCACCCAGAGatctgtcaattcccttcactacacTTTTATGAAAACAAATTGGTTAATGGAAATCAGATGGGtagtaaatcagcaccatttcATGAGAGCGTGTACCTTGGACCTTATGTTTTCTTTGACGTCATTGATGGCGTAGAACAACATGGGAAGAATTCTGGTGGACTGTCCCTCTATAATGAGTCAGAGGCCAATGCTGCTGTCGAAGTACTCAGGTTTTTCAAGAAAAG GTACCCATCAGAATTTTTTGGCGGAAGAATAGGCATTATAACTCCCTACAAGAGTCAACTTTCTTTGTTGCGTTCAAGGTTTAATAATGCTTTTGGGCCTGGTGCTACTGCGGATATGGAATTCAACACTGTTGACGGATTTCAAGGACGGGAGGTTGATATACTTATACTTTCTACAGTGAGGGCTTCGGATCAGAGTGTTAAAGCTCCTGGGATCAACTCAAGAGTCATTGGCTTTGTTGCGGATGTAAGACGGATGAATGTTGCTTTGACACGGGCCAAGCTCTCATTGTGGATTGTTGGTAATTCAAGGACATTGGAGACAAATATCAACTGGGCTGCACTTCTCAACAATGCTAAAGAAAGAGATCTGGTCATATCAATGGAAAGGCCATATGAGTCCATTCTTAGGAAGCAATCATCCTCGTCCATGAGAAAACTCAGCCCGACCAGTTTGGATTCTCATTCAAGACATCTGAAGCATGCCAAAAAGGTTGAAAATAAAGGTAGACAGAGTATTAAAGAAACTGGGATCAATGCTGAATATGCTCATGAAGGGAGTACTAAAAAGTTAGACCGCAGAGGTGAAAAGCGGAAAGGGAGGCATATATCTGATTGTGATTCAAGAACTGTTAGAAAGCATAGAACGTCAGCAGACGGTGACAGTCCATCTGCAGTATTTCCTCCGCAGGACTGTGGACCTCCAAAGGATGTGAAATCAACCACGGCAGGAAGGCGCGAAGATAAAGTTGAAAAGATTGAAGAACAGCAAGGTAACTTTGCTAGTGTTGTCTGTACAGGTAAGAGGAAAGATACAAGTGAAAAATCGAGTGAGGGTATACGTGCTGATGTACAACCGGAGAAGGATGCTAGTATTAAAACTCCCAGATGGGAAGCATCAAAGACAAGATTGACATCATCTGGGCATGGTACGTCTGGTGATTTGAGTTGGAGAAACTCAAAGCTTTCACCGCCATCTAGTGAAGGTGGTCACCAAGAGAAaggtgaaaatattgaagaacaGCAAGATAACTTAGCTCGGGTTGTGCGTAGAGGTAAGGAGAAAGATACGAGCAAAAAAGTGAGAAGTCAGGGTGTATGCTCTGATCTACAATCGGAGAAGGATGCTAGTGTTAGATCTTCCAAACATGAAGGTGATGGCAAAAAGGTTGGAGAACAGCAAGCTAACTTAGCTCATGTTGTGCATACGGGTAAGGAGAAAGATACAAGTGAAAATCTGAGCAAATGCTTATGCCCTGATGTACAACTGGAGAAGGAAGCTAGTGTTAGAACTTCTAGACGGGCTGCATCGAAGAGAAAGTCAACATCTTCTGAGCGTGGTGTATCTGGTGATTCGAGTCAGAGTAACTTGAAGCTTTCACTGCCCTCTGCTGAAAGTAGTCATCAAGAGAAAGAGGTGAATGGTGGTGGTAAGGCTTCTACTCAAGCTGGTTCACCTAAAGATTTGATTGCGTTGAGGAAAAAACAACGTGAAGCCGTCGAGGCTCTTCTATCTTCTGCCCTTTTAACTTCAAAGAAGCCTGAATCTTTATCAAAGCCCGCTCCTGCCAAAAGGCCTCTTTCACCCAGTGCAGCTTCAAGAGATGTCATTAAGCCACCCAAGCCCAGCAAAG CTCAACCAAGTGCCTCAACAAACCAACCACAAGAAAGAGCAACTGGATCAGTGCGCCCTCAGAACCCTCACTCTCAAAACATGAGAAACCATTCCGCACATGAAAAGGACTTGAATGAGGCATGGGAGTCTTTCAAGGACCTGATTCGAGACTAA